A genomic stretch from Vibrio algarum includes:
- the hslO gene encoding Hsp33 family molecular chaperone HslO, with the protein MAQDVLSRYLFEDLSVRGELVQLDKSYQEIISSKEYPAPIQNLLGELLVATTLLTATLKFEGSITLQLQGDGPVSLAVINGDNDQKVRGVARWEGDIPSDATFHQLIGKGQLVITISPDKGERYQGVVGLEGDDLAKVLENYFIRSEQLKTRLWIRLGQQNGAPHAAGMLLQVIPDGTGTADDFEHLEQLTDTVKNEELFTLEANELLYRLYNQETVNLFEPQPVTFHCGCSRERSGSAILTVAKEEVYDILATEGTISLHCDYCGTDYSFDENQVSDLYSQAGQGNKTIH; encoded by the coding sequence CAAGTCTTATCAAGAGATTATATCTAGTAAAGAGTACCCAGCTCCCATACAGAATTTATTAGGCGAGTTATTAGTCGCAACAACGCTTTTAACTGCAACGCTAAAATTTGAAGGTTCTATCACACTTCAACTGCAAGGTGATGGTCCTGTTTCTTTAGCAGTCATCAATGGTGACAATGACCAAAAAGTTCGTGGTGTCGCTCGATGGGAAGGAGATATTCCTTCTGATGCAACCTTTCACCAGTTAATAGGAAAAGGACAACTGGTTATTACTATATCTCCAGACAAAGGCGAGAGGTATCAGGGTGTCGTGGGACTTGAAGGCGATGATCTTGCAAAGGTTCTAGAAAATTATTTCATTCGTTCGGAACAGCTAAAAACGCGCTTATGGATTCGCCTTGGTCAGCAAAATGGTGCTCCTCATGCTGCTGGTATGCTACTTCAAGTCATTCCTGATGGAACAGGAACTGCTGACGATTTTGAGCATTTAGAGCAACTTACCGACACGGTTAAAAATGAAGAGCTCTTTACTTTAGAAGCAAACGAACTTCTTTATCGGTTATACAACCAAGAGACCGTAAATCTTTTCGAACCTCAACCCGTTACCTTCCATTGTGGATGTTCTAGAGAGAGAAGTGGGTCTGCAATCCTCACCGTTGCCAAAGAAGAAGTTTATGATATTTTAGCAACTGAAGGTACAATTTCTTTACATTGTGATTACTGCGGCACGGATTATTCGTTCGACGAAAATCAAGTCTCAGACCTTTATTCTCAAGCAGGTCAAGGGAATAAGACTATTCACTAA
- the pckA gene encoding phosphoenolpyruvate carboxykinase (ATP) — translation MTVMEHTKAAELDLTQYGLTGVKEIVRNPSYDMLFEEETRSDLEGYEKGIVTELGAVAVDTGIFTGRSPKDKFIVMDDTTKENMWWTSDQVKNDNKAISQEVWDELKVLTTTQLSGKRLFILDCYCGANEDTRLSIRFITEVAWQCHFVKNMFIRPTEEELATFEPDFVVMNGAKTTNQNWEKQGLNSENYTVFNLTEKMQLIGGTWYGGEMKKGMFAMMNYFLPLKGIASMHCSANVGEEGDTAIFFGLSGTGKTTLSTDPKRALIGDDEHGWDDEGVFNYEGGCYAKTIKLSKEAEPDIYNAIRKDALLENVVVRNDGSIDFDDASKTENARVSYPIYHIDNIVKPVSKAGHANKVIFLTADAFGVLPPVAKLTPDQTKYHFLSGFTAKLAGTERGITEPTPTFSSCFGAAFLTLHPTKYAEVLVKRMEAAGAEAYLVNTGWNGTGKRISIQDTRGIIDAILDGSIEAAETTQIPVFNLEVPTALPGVDPAILDPRDTYVDPLQWESKAEDLAQRFVKNFSKYTDNAEGAALVAAGPQLD, via the coding sequence ATGACCGTTATGGAACATACCAAGGCTGCAGAACTAGACCTGACTCAATACGGACTAACTGGCGTAAAAGAGATTGTTCGCAATCCAAGTTATGACATGTTATTCGAAGAGGAAACTCGTTCAGACTTAGAAGGCTATGAAAAAGGCATTGTAACTGAGTTAGGAGCAGTTGCTGTTGACACTGGCATCTTCACGGGTCGTTCACCTAAAGATAAATTTATCGTTATGGATGACACTACAAAAGAAAATATGTGGTGGACTTCTGATCAAGTTAAGAATGATAACAAAGCTATCTCACAAGAGGTTTGGGACGAACTGAAAGTACTCACTACGACACAACTTTCAGGTAAACGTCTGTTTATTTTAGATTGTTACTGTGGAGCGAATGAAGATACTCGTCTATCCATTCGATTCATTACTGAGGTTGCATGGCAATGTCACTTTGTGAAGAACATGTTCATCCGTCCAACAGAAGAAGAATTGGCGACATTTGAACCTGACTTCGTTGTTATGAATGGTGCGAAAACAACCAACCAAAATTGGGAAAAACAAGGCCTTAATTCAGAAAACTACACTGTATTTAACCTAACAGAAAAAATGCAACTTATCGGTGGTACTTGGTACGGCGGTGAGATGAAGAAGGGTATGTTCGCTATGATGAACTACTTCCTGCCGTTAAAAGGTATTGCATCTATGCACTGTTCTGCCAACGTCGGTGAAGAAGGTGATACGGCAATCTTCTTTGGTCTATCTGGTACAGGTAAGACAACGCTTTCTACTGACCCTAAACGCGCACTCATTGGTGATGACGAACATGGTTGGGATGACGAAGGTGTCTTCAACTACGAAGGTGGTTGCTACGCGAAAACTATCAAGCTATCTAAAGAAGCTGAGCCAGATATCTACAATGCGATTCGTAAAGATGCATTGCTAGAAAACGTTGTGGTACGCAACGACGGTTCAATTGACTTTGATGATGCTTCTAAGACAGAAAATGCTCGCGTCTCATATCCTATCTATCATATTGACAACATCGTTAAGCCTGTTTCGAAAGCAGGTCACGCGAACAAAGTTATTTTCTTAACGGCTGACGCATTTGGTGTGCTTCCTCCTGTTGCGAAACTAACACCGGATCAGACAAAATATCACTTCCTATCTGGCTTTACTGCGAAATTAGCCGGTACTGAACGCGGTATTACTGAACCAACTCCAACGTTCTCTTCATGCTTCGGTGCTGCGTTCTTGACTCTGCACCCAACTAAGTATGCTGAAGTTTTGGTTAAGCGTATGGAAGCCGCTGGAGCAGAAGCTTATCTCGTTAACACTGGTTGGAACGGTACTGGCAAACGTATCTCTATACAGGATACTCGCGGTATTATCGATGCAATCTTAGATGGCTCCATTGAAGCTGCAGAAACAACACAAATCCCTGTGTTTAACTTAGAAGTACCAACGGCACTTCCTGGTGTAGACCCTGCAATTTTAGACCCTCGTGATACTTATGTTGATCCACTACAGTGGGAAAGCAAAGCCGAAGATTTAGCACAACGTTTTGTTAAAAACTTCTCTAAGTACACGGATAATGCAGAAGGTGCTGCGCTAGTCGCTGCTGGTCCACAGCTAGACTAA
- a CDS encoding AsmA family protein encodes MKKALVIFSIALLLFVSCALLALYFAMQSPYTTKVTNHILKQYSPPPISVHEATFQFPNHLSFKGVEVKELQDENIIIEQVDIWVSTDSITESMPVIDSILINGLLLQDGIPDIPKIEPIKLRQLAITNLDYSDGEFISRDTDIQIENPLYLNENQPIPFGSIQYSAEQVYWHREAFNNVLIDLNYQEENSTVYGASFEWRGGAFSTQAEQYLDGWSLVNTTIDRLRLNTKQWDDIDTSDWSFITEKITHLNSLDILSSTIETPNFQASDIDLSLENISLINRVWQQKDGYISFSAESINYLNHLWLEPAFESYFDHDLISIEALNFEFEKGFVTTVGELTPNSAYLKNLDIDGVKWIYESPEDYTLISQYINSLDSLIIDDVKIRRSQFIQIATQPHWQFSGLSLDGKDLTLKKKNKTGLWNGQIRVTANNASFKNLVTSQPLITMQSEDGIWKLHEAFIPLEKGLIEATASYTLSQPSQPWRVEAFADGLPIELFSQWLDLPVEAEAIAEFQMSLNGLGGDALMLKHSLTGELVGSLRDSVLLQENDSDIPKTTPFESSEFSVSADRGRIIIAPIQIKGEGLSGSLQGNIDLVQTEDNTILLQLIDGCINQSFDLVKGSLQQENNCPKK; translated from the coding sequence ATGAAAAAAGCACTAGTCATATTTTCTATTGCGCTACTGCTATTTGTATCTTGTGCTCTGCTTGCACTCTATTTTGCTATGCAAAGCCCGTATACAACAAAAGTAACCAATCACATACTTAAACAATATTCCCCACCCCCTATTAGTGTCCACGAGGCCACGTTCCAATTCCCTAATCATCTTTCTTTTAAAGGCGTAGAAGTCAAAGAGCTCCAAGATGAAAACATCATTATTGAACAAGTAGACATCTGGGTAAGCACTGACTCTATCACTGAGTCCATGCCTGTAATCGATAGTATTTTGATTAACGGATTACTGCTTCAGGACGGCATCCCAGATATTCCAAAGATTGAACCAATTAAATTGCGTCAGTTGGCTATAACCAACCTTGATTATTCTGATGGCGAATTTATCTCACGAGATACTGATATCCAGATAGAAAATCCACTTTATCTAAATGAAAACCAGCCAATTCCTTTTGGTTCAATTCAGTACTCTGCCGAGCAGGTATATTGGCATAGAGAAGCCTTTAATAACGTGTTAATTGACCTAAACTACCAAGAAGAAAACAGTACTGTATACGGCGCTTCATTTGAATGGCGAGGGGGTGCATTTTCGACCCAAGCAGAGCAATATTTAGACGGATGGTCACTGGTTAATACCACCATAGACAGGCTTCGATTAAACACAAAACAGTGGGACGATATTGATACGTCCGATTGGTCTTTTATCACTGAAAAAATCACCCATCTTAACAGCCTTGATATTTTATCTAGCACGATAGAAACACCCAACTTCCAAGCTTCTGACATTGATTTATCATTAGAAAACATATCTCTTATAAACCGAGTATGGCAACAAAAAGACGGCTATATCTCTTTTAGCGCCGAGAGTATCAACTACCTAAACCATTTATGGTTAGAGCCTGCATTTGAAAGTTATTTTGACCATGATCTTATTTCAATCGAAGCGCTTAACTTTGAATTCGAAAAAGGTTTTGTAACGACTGTTGGCGAATTAACGCCCAATTCTGCTTACCTAAAAAATTTAGACATAGACGGTGTCAAATGGATTTACGAGTCACCAGAAGATTACACACTTATAAGTCAATACATTAACTCTCTGGATAGTCTAATTATTGATGATGTAAAAATAAGGCGTTCTCAGTTTATTCAAATTGCTACGCAACCTCATTGGCAGTTTTCTGGCCTTTCGTTGGATGGAAAAGATCTCACATTAAAAAAGAAAAACAAAACGGGACTCTGGAACGGACAAATACGTGTTACTGCCAACAACGCTAGCTTTAAAAATTTGGTCACAAGCCAACCGTTAATAACAATGCAAAGCGAAGATGGTATTTGGAAACTTCATGAGGCCTTTATTCCTCTAGAGAAAGGGCTTATAGAAGCAACTGCAAGCTACACACTTTCGCAACCTAGCCAACCTTGGCGTGTTGAAGCTTTTGCCGATGGCCTCCCTATTGAATTGTTTTCTCAATGGCTAGATCTGCCAGTAGAAGCCGAAGCCATCGCCGAATTCCAAATGAGCTTGAATGGCTTAGGTGGGGACGCTCTGATGTTAAAACATAGTCTGACAGGCGAGTTAGTCGGCTCCTTGCGCGATTCAGTACTATTACAAGAAAACGATTCAGATATCCCGAAAACAACACCATTCGAGAGCTCGGAATTCTCGGTTTCAGCAGATAGAGGCCGAATAATCATTGCGCCAATTCAAATTAAGGGAGAGGGACTTTCTGGAAGTTTGCAAGGTAATATAGATTTAGTTCAAACTGAAGATAATACAATTTTACTTCAACTTATTGATGGCTGTATCAATCAAAGCTTCGACTTAGTAAAAGGGAGTCTACAACAAGAGAACAACTGCCCTAAAAAATAA
- a CDS encoding bifunctional GNAT family N-acetyltransferase/hotdog fold thioesterase codes for MFKLITPKTENQIAKYYHFRWQMLREPLRLPVGSERDEFDEMSHHRMIVDGRGRPMAVGRLYITPDHEGQIRFMAVKPNRRNKGVGSLILVALESFARQEGVKRLVCNARQEAVKFYVKNDFESQGELSGQYGANRHQQLVKQLDPMDNILRRPDWCTELQERWEQQIPISDKMGIKITQYTGYQFECSAQLNPNLNPRNSMFAGSAFTLATLTGWGMTWLLMKERGLKADIVLADSKVRYRHPVEQTPIATTSLDGISGDLDRLENGRKARVVISVTIYSGDIAAVEFVGTYMLLPENQ; via the coding sequence ATGTTTAAACTAATTACCCCAAAAACAGAGAACCAAATTGCCAAGTATTACCATTTTCGTTGGCAGATGCTAAGAGAGCCTCTACGTTTGCCTGTAGGCTCCGAACGCGATGAATTTGATGAGATGAGTCATCATCGTATGATAGTTGACGGTCGTGGTCGTCCAATGGCTGTGGGGCGTCTGTACATCACACCTGATCATGAAGGGCAGATCCGATTTATGGCGGTGAAACCAAATCGTCGTAACAAAGGTGTTGGTTCACTTATTCTAGTGGCATTAGAATCATTTGCTCGGCAAGAGGGTGTAAAGCGCCTGGTTTGTAATGCTCGCCAAGAAGCGGTGAAATTCTATGTAAAAAATGACTTTGAGAGTCAAGGTGAGTTAAGTGGGCAGTATGGTGCGAACCGTCATCAGCAGTTAGTTAAACAACTGGATCCCATGGATAATATTTTGCGCAGACCAGATTGGTGTACCGAGCTTCAGGAGCGATGGGAGCAGCAGATACCTATTAGCGATAAAATGGGGATAAAAATAACCCAATATACTGGTTATCAGTTTGAATGTAGCGCGCAATTAAATCCCAATTTGAACCCTAGAAACTCAATGTTTGCTGGTTCAGCATTCACATTGGCAACCTTGACGGGCTGGGGCATGACATGGCTCCTAATGAAAGAGCGTGGTCTTAAAGCCGATATAGTCTTGGCAGATAGCAAAGTAAGATACCGACACCCGGTCGAACAAACTCCGATTGCTACAACCTCGTTAGATGGTATTAGCGGAGACTTAGACAGGTTAGAGAACGGGCGAAAAGCGCGAGTCGTTATTAGTGTCACGATTTATAGTGGGGATATAGCTGCCGTCGAGTTCGTTGGCACTTACATGTTATTGCCGGAAAATCAGTAG
- the dtd gene encoding D-aminoacyl-tRNA deacylase: protein MIALIQRVSEASVEVDKQIVGKIDKGLLVLLGVEKDDDEAKAQRLVEKVTNYRVFSDAEGKMNLNVNQIGGSVLVVSQFTLPADTKKGTRAGFSRGAHPIEAERLYNYFSERCEGILPTERGRFAADMKVSLVNDGPVTFWLQV, encoded by the coding sequence GTGATAGCTCTGATACAAAGAGTGAGTGAAGCCTCTGTAGAGGTAGACAAGCAAATAGTAGGCAAGATTGATAAAGGATTGCTTGTATTGTTAGGTGTCGAAAAAGACGATGATGAAGCGAAGGCTCAACGTTTAGTTGAAAAAGTGACGAATTATCGAGTCTTTAGTGACGCTGAAGGAAAAATGAACCTGAATGTTAATCAAATCGGTGGTAGCGTTTTGGTTGTCTCACAATTTACCTTGCCCGCAGACACAAAAAAGGGAACAAGAGCCGGTTTTTCACGTGGTGCTCACCCAATAGAAGCAGAACGCTTGTATAATTATTTTTCTGAACGCTGTGAAGGTATTTTGCCGACAGAGCGAGGACGCTTTGCTGCTGACATGAAAGTGTCTTTGGTCAATGATGGACCAGTCACGTTTTGGTTGCAGGTGTGA
- a CDS encoding virulence factor BrkB family protein, translating into MEKRASYTNTIIYYLFYLKQRVAHDRLTVNAGYMTYITLLSLVPLTTVLLSALARFPAFDGAGDTIQQFIINNFVPAAGEAIEDALEAFVANTAQMTSVGASFLFVTAILLISSIDKNLNYIWRVKKKRRIVYSFSMYWMVLTLGPLLIGASIAVSSHIMSLKLFSDDTVNFLYSRLPQLFSFIGFLGLYLFVPNIQVKVRHAMFGALISTFLFEISKSIFAYYISAFPSYQLIYGTLAAIPILFVWIYLCWFIVLIGAELTASLGERDQWNRNSEIILPKFVKRIVAVRRDGSDSSDTKSE; encoded by the coding sequence ATGGAAAAGCGAGCAAGTTATACCAACACAATCATATATTACTTATTTTATTTAAAGCAGCGTGTAGCACACGATAGATTAACCGTTAATGCGGGCTATATGACGTACATTACCCTTTTGTCATTAGTGCCTCTAACGACCGTTTTACTTTCTGCTCTTGCTCGGTTTCCTGCCTTTGATGGGGCAGGTGACACAATCCAACAATTTATTATAAATAATTTCGTTCCAGCCGCTGGTGAAGCAATAGAAGATGCACTAGAGGCATTTGTCGCGAATACGGCTCAAATGACGTCGGTCGGTGCTAGTTTTCTATTTGTTACCGCAATTTTACTTATTTCGAGTATCGACAAAAACTTGAATTACATTTGGAGAGTAAAGAAAAAGAGACGCATAGTTTATTCTTTTTCAATGTATTGGATGGTGCTTACCTTAGGGCCTCTTTTGATCGGCGCGAGTATCGCTGTCAGCTCACATATCATGTCCCTTAAACTTTTTAGCGATGATACGGTAAACTTTCTATACAGCAGGTTACCTCAGCTCTTTTCATTCATTGGCTTTTTGGGGTTGTATCTGTTTGTGCCTAACATTCAAGTTAAAGTGCGGCACGCCATGTTTGGTGCATTGATTAGTACTTTTTTATTTGAAATCAGTAAAAGTATATTTGCTTATTACATATCAGCGTTTCCAAGTTACCAGCTGATTTATGGCACACTGGCTGCAATACCAATTCTTTTTGTCTGGATCTATTTGTGTTGGTTTATCGTACTTATTGGGGCTGAGCTAACGGCAAGTCTAGGCGAAAGAGATCAGTGGAATCGTAATTCGGAAATCATATTACCGAAATTTGTAAAGCGTATAGTAGCAGTTAGGAGAGACGGTAGTGATAGCTCTGATACAAAGAGTGAGTGA
- a CDS encoding AAA family ATPase, protein MKPIVITGGPGAGKTSIIADLAKRGYLTFEESPRYLIEQQLQQANGVLPWTNLSEFAEMCLDMMQIQKCASEKQAGLSFLDRAIPDICAYLQLGKLVVDKKYVDASNGYFDKVFFCSPNQLIYTQDTVRPHAFSEALEIHQLLLTCYRDLGYLPIEVPWGSVEDRANFILEQIG, encoded by the coding sequence ATGAAGCCGATCGTGATAACGGGTGGTCCGGGTGCAGGCAAAACAAGTATTATTGCCGACCTTGCAAAACGTGGATACCTTACTTTTGAGGAGAGCCCTCGGTATTTAATTGAGCAGCAACTGCAGCAGGCTAATGGCGTACTGCCGTGGACAAATTTATCTGAATTTGCAGAGATGTGCTTAGATATGATGCAGATTCAAAAATGCGCATCGGAAAAACAGGCGGGTTTGTCTTTTTTGGATAGAGCGATACCAGATATATGCGCTTATCTGCAGTTAGGTAAACTAGTGGTTGATAAAAAATATGTCGATGCCAGTAATGGGTATTTCGATAAGGTATTTTTCTGCTCACCAAATCAATTAATATACACTCAAGATACGGTTCGCCCACACGCGTTTTCTGAGGCGTTAGAGATCCACCAATTACTCTTAACTTGCTATCGAGATTTAGGTTATCTACCAATAGAGGTTCCATGGGGTAGTGTAGAGGATCGTGCAAATTTCATATTGGAACAGATTGGCTAA
- the typA gene encoding translational GTPase TypA, which yields MTTPQIDKLRNIAIIAHVDHGKTTLVDKLLQQSGTLESRGEVEERVMDSNDIEKERGITILAKNTAINWNDFRINIVDTPGHADFGGEVERIMSMVDSVLLIVDAVDGPMPQTRFVTQKAFGHGLKPIVVINKVDRPGARPDWVMDQVFDLFDNLGATDEQLDFQVVYASALNGWATLEEGEEGENMEPLFQAIVDNVEAPKVDIDGSLQMQVSQLDYSSYVGVIGVARVTRGMVKPNQQVTVISADGKKRNAKVGTVLGYLGLERHEVEQGDAGDIVAITGLGELKISDTICDQNNVEAMTPLSVDEPTVTMTFQVNNSPFAGKEGKFVTSRNILERLEKELVHNVALRVEQTGDPDKFRVSGRGELHLSILIENMRREGFELAVSRPEVILKEENGQLLEPYETVTIDVVEENQGSIMENIGIRKGELTDMSTDGKGRVRMDFMMPSRGLIGFQTEFMTITSGSGLIYHTFDHYGPHKGGVIGQRSNGVLVSNATGKALTYALFNLQSRGRLFAEHADEVYEGQIVGIHNRSNDLTVNCLKGKQLTNVRSSGTDEAQVLSPPIKYTLEQALEFIDEDELVEVTPVSIRIRKKLLTENERKRASRPAKA from the coding sequence ATGACTACTCCACAGATTGACAAATTAAGAAATATCGCGATCATCGCGCACGTTGACCACGGTAAAACGACTCTTGTAGATAAACTGCTTCAGCAGTCAGGAACTCTAGAATCTCGTGGAGAAGTTGAAGAGCGTGTAATGGACTCGAACGATATCGAGAAAGAGCGCGGTATTACTATTCTTGCAAAGAATACTGCAATTAACTGGAACGACTTCCGTATTAACATCGTAGATACTCCTGGACACGCCGATTTTGGTGGTGAAGTAGAACGTATTATGTCTATGGTTGATTCCGTTTTGCTTATTGTTGACGCAGTTGATGGGCCTATGCCTCAAACTCGTTTCGTTACACAAAAAGCATTTGGTCATGGTTTAAAGCCAATCGTTGTTATTAATAAAGTGGATCGCCCAGGCGCTCGACCTGATTGGGTCATGGATCAAGTGTTCGACTTGTTCGATAACTTAGGTGCAACTGACGAACAACTAGACTTCCAAGTAGTTTATGCTTCGGCTCTAAATGGTTGGGCTACGTTAGAAGAAGGCGAAGAAGGCGAAAACATGGAACCATTGTTCCAAGCTATCGTTGACAATGTTGAAGCACCTAAAGTAGACATTGATGGTTCTTTGCAGATGCAAGTTTCTCAGCTTGATTACAGCTCATATGTGGGTGTTATCGGTGTGGCTCGAGTAACTCGTGGTATGGTTAAACCTAATCAGCAAGTTACTGTAATAAGTGCTGATGGTAAAAAGAGAAACGCTAAAGTAGGTACTGTTCTTGGTTATCTTGGTCTTGAGCGCCATGAAGTAGAACAAGGTGACGCTGGTGACATCGTTGCTATTACTGGTTTAGGTGAATTAAAAATTTCGGACACTATTTGTGACCAAAATAATGTTGAAGCAATGACCCCACTTTCTGTGGATGAGCCAACAGTAACAATGACTTTTCAAGTAAATAACTCTCCTTTCGCAGGTAAAGAAGGTAAGTTTGTTACTTCTCGTAATATTTTGGAACGCCTTGAGAAAGAACTCGTTCATAACGTTGCTCTACGCGTAGAACAAACAGGTGATCCTGATAAGTTCCGTGTATCTGGTCGTGGTGAGCTACACCTGTCTATTCTTATTGAGAATATGCGTCGTGAAGGTTTTGAGCTTGCAGTATCACGTCCTGAGGTAATCCTTAAAGAAGAAAATGGCCAATTATTGGAACCATATGAGACCGTTACTATTGATGTAGTTGAAGAAAATCAAGGTAGCATTATGGAAAATATTGGTATCCGTAAGGGTGAATTAACCGATATGTCTACAGATGGTAAAGGCCGTGTACGTATGGACTTTATGATGCCTTCTCGTGGCTTGATTGGTTTCCAGACTGAGTTTATGACCATCACATCTGGCTCTGGTTTGATTTATCATACGTTTGATCATTACGGCCCACATAAAGGTGGTGTTATTGGTCAGCGTAGTAACGGTGTTCTAGTTTCAAACGCGACTGGCAAAGCATTAACATACGCACTATTTAACCTTCAAAGCCGTGGCCGCTTATTTGCGGAACATGCTGACGAAGTTTATGAAGGTCAGATTGTTGGTATTCATAATCGTTCAAATGACTTAACAGTGAATTGCCTTAAGGGTAAGCAGCTAACGAATGTTCGTTCATCTGGTACTGATGAAGCGCAAGTATTATCACCGCCTATCAAATACACATTAGAACAGGCTTTAGAGTTTATTGATGAAGATGAGCTAGTAGAAGTTACACCAGTAAGTATTCGAATTCGTAAAAAACTTCTTACAGAAAACGAACGTAAGCGTGCAAGTCGTCCAGCTAAAGCGTAA
- the glnA gene encoding glutamate--ammonia ligase, with the protein MSVENVLSLIQENEVKFVDLRFTDTKGKEQHISIPSHQIDADFFEDGKMFDGSSVAGWKGINESDMVMMPDASSAVLDPFTEDATLNIRCDILEPATMQGYDRDPRSIAKRAEDFMRATGVADTVLIGPEPEFFLFDDVKFSSDMSGAFYKIDDVEASWNTGADFEDGNKGHRPGVKGGYFPVAPVDSSQDIRSAMCLVMEEMGLVVEAHHHEVATAGQNEIATRFNTLTAKADEIQIYKYVVHNVAHAYGKTATFMPKPLVGDNGSGMHVHQSLAKDGVNLFAGDKYGGLSEMAIYYIGGIIKHARAINAFANASTNSYKRLVPGFEAPVMLAYSARNRSASIRIPVVPSPKARRIELRFGDPTANPYLAFAAMLMAGLDGIKNKIHPGEAMDKDLYDLPAEEAAEIPTVAESLQQALQCLDEDREFLTAGGVFSDDFIDSYIALKSEDVEKVNMATHPLEFELYYSV; encoded by the coding sequence ATGTCAGTAGAAAATGTTCTATCACTGATCCAAGAAAATGAAGTTAAGTTTGTTGACCTACGCTTTACCGATACTAAAGGTAAAGAGCAGCATATTTCTATTCCATCTCACCAAATAGATGCTGACTTCTTTGAAGATGGTAAAATGTTTGATGGTTCTTCTGTAGCTGGTTGGAAAGGAATCAACGAGTCAGATATGGTAATGATGCCTGATGCATCAAGTGCTGTTCTTGACCCATTCACAGAAGATGCAACTCTAAACATTCGTTGTGACATCCTAGAGCCTGCGACTATGCAAGGCTACGATCGCGACCCACGCTCTATTGCAAAACGCGCTGAAGACTTCATGCGTGCAACAGGTGTAGCAGATACAGTACTTATTGGTCCTGAACCAGAGTTCTTCCTATTTGACGATGTTAAGTTTAGCAGTGATATGTCTGGCGCTTTCTACAAAATTGATGATGTAGAAGCAAGCTGGAACACTGGCGCAGATTTCGAAGACGGTAACAAAGGTCACCGTCCAGGTGTTAAAGGCGGTTACTTCCCAGTCGCTCCTGTTGATTCATCTCAAGACATCCGTTCTGCGATGTGTCTAGTAATGGAAGAAATGGGCTTAGTCGTTGAAGCTCACCACCATGAAGTAGCAACAGCTGGTCAAAATGAAATTGCAACTCGCTTTAACACGCTTACAGCTAAAGCAGATGAAATTCAAATCTATAAGTATGTAGTTCATAACGTAGCTCATGCATATGGTAAAACGGCTACTTTCATGCCTAAGCCACTTGTTGGTGATAACGGTTCTGGTATGCACGTTCACCAATCTCTAGCAAAAGACGGTGTAAACCTATTTGCTGGTGATAAGTACGGCGGCCTATCTGAAATGGCAATCTACTACATTGGCGGCATCATTAAACATGCTCGCGCAATCAATGCATTTGCTAACGCATCAACTAACTCATATAAGCGTCTAGTTCCAGGCTTCGAAGCACCAGTTATGCTAGCTTACTCAGCTCGTAACCGTTCAGCTTCTATCCGTATCCCTGTGGTACCAAGCCCTAAAGCTCGTCGTATCGAACTACGTTTCGGTGATCCAACAGCGAACCCATACCTAGCATTTGCTGCAATGCTAATGGCTGGTCTTGACGGAATTAAGAACAAGATCCACCCTGGTGAAGCAATGGATAAAGATCTTTACGATCTACCTGCTGAAGAAGCAGCAGAGATCCCAACAGTTGCAGAATCACTACAGCAAGCACTTCAGTGTCTTGACGAAGACCGTGAGTTCCTAACGGCTGGCGGTGTATTCTCTGATGACTTTATCGATTCTTACATCGCACTTAAGTCTGAAGATGTAGAGAAAGTAAACATGGCGACTCACCCACTTGAGTTTGAACTTTACTACTCTGTATAA